A genomic region of Alicyclobacillus sp. SO9 contains the following coding sequences:
- the yajC gene encoding preprotein translocase subunit YajC — MQTNLIFIIVLIAAFYFLIMMPQSRQRKKRQELMNNLSLGSKIVTAGGIHGEVTAMMDDAVMIEVAEDVEMKMDRRSIVRVLESVDSVEEEYDEDEDEVDELPEGTEMDDEETTDDSSEEDAGEEEHTEESHEREHEDKGSTHRN, encoded by the coding sequence TTGATTGCGGCATTCTATTTTCTCATTATGATGCCACAGAGCAGGCAGAGAAAGAAGCGTCAGGAACTCATGAACAATCTGAGCCTCGGCTCCAAGATTGTAACGGCAGGCGGCATTCACGGTGAAGTGACAGCCATGATGGATGATGCGGTGATGATTGAAGTTGCCGAAGATGTGGAAATGAAAATGGATAGAAGGTCCATTGTTCGAGTATTGGAGTCTGTGGACAGTGTCGAGGAAGAGTATGATGAGGATGAGGACGAAGTAGACGAACTGCCGGAAGGTACAGAGATGGACGATGAAGAGACCACCGACGACAGTTCAGAAGAAGATGCCGGTGAGGAAGAACACACCGAAGAATCTCATGAACGGGAACATGAGGATAAGGGTTCCACGCACCGAAACTAA